One window from the genome of Malus domestica chromosome 01, GDT2T_hap1 encodes:
- the LOC114824927 gene encoding DUF724 domain-containing protein 7-like isoform X8, with protein sequence MVVKKGQSATHLGKDSKVEVCSNEDGFKGAWFPAKIIDSKPLIPATKKKRKSFSDGSSNSFSPTKAEVQYETLVSDVDPDKPLTEFVELGQIRPVPPDDNVDRPFEPGDKVDAFHLDAWWPGVVIKREEDAYTVGFMYPPDLLVLRRSELRSHWDLADGVWVRAKKEMMMVSNFSPGTAVEMNPDEERLFYAWFPAIYLGQLGIDSFLLQYKKSNNSDDKIVVRGHQIRPQPPNSTERDFNLLDKVDAFHGMGWWVGDITKVLKGNKYAVTLSCTRQEKEFSLSELRTHMDWTDGGWATMSHGKWITEVREFHFRRGSEAQSKHSCQSSKRDYELQSCESYGNSDVGTPLRKKTPCSRISVKIQSKPLSPCTDKLPYGKTNKKLKMSPQPKDDATILSLYKKLKGGHSDDSLSLEKPFARRTLVKTLNKESPVINVLKIAKLKVRGLDDQALTHFKRKGKKRSEIEKTGEVNIGDEHVMDNTESSGIKSESEATGGSHAGASCLLPMEGVGQNEDGVTSAVEGNGKRTALLVEGEEHNGGGSMAADCSNDIFELSMITRLDLKGEKHDGTGVVAQVESTETQVAKYKGSEDAMVEEEAVYSAMDIDKGITSITVGSSNPAGISEQQSEVRKQVETGVTGSEEAMRETETVNSTTDYLTQEGQVVVTGVLPKPSAHNQPLSLCINEVHSVKTIGNLVGTANQEINGRQVEISVTGNLAGTPNQQNEVNGRQVETGVTDEADAEQNNMRQAETVDSPMGCSTKELQVAVTGISEKASAHDQPFLLCTSEMHSVKPTEGSSTQVETGVTVNIEQQDSPDLPFVKSYPEIWEKVESMDAFRRYPQKPHFYPLVKCGELSRESLAIAKMLTFASLVEKTSKVNIEVPDDFFDSSFQEIGDLETFGFDVKAVRDRLNSLLEMKVQLGQLQDKSKEVEIQIAVQTQERKKHNEKISGVAKQIKDLQDQLVVLMSEDAAKGTEISRLQSEENAITESILSTRRNFEKLSEAW encoded by the exons ATGGTGGTCAAGAAAGGTCAATCAGCAACCCATTTGGGCAAGGATTCAAAGGTGGAAGTTTGCAGCAATGAAGATGGCTTCAAGGGCGCATGGTTCCCCGCCAAAATAATCGACTCGAAACCACTGATTCCGGCgacgaagaagaaaaggaagagctTTTCCGACGGCAGCAGCAACTCCTTCTCACCCACCAAGGCTGAGGTCCAGTACGAGACTCTGGTCTCTGACGTCGACCCGGACAAGCCCCTGACGGAGTTTGTCGAGTTGGGTCAAATCCGGCCGGTGCCTCCGGACGACAATGTCGACAGGCCCTTCGAGCCCGGCGACAAAGTCGACGCCTTTCACCTCGATGCGTGGTGGCCCGGGGTTGTGATCAAGCGCGAGGAGGATGCGTACACGGTGGGGTTCATGTACCCGCCTGATCTGCTTGTGCTGCGGCGGTCAGAATTGCGTTCTCACTGGGATTTGGCGGACGGCGTTTGGGTCCGAGCCAAAAAGGAG ATGATGATGGTATCAAATTTCAGCCCTGGGACAGCAGTTGAAATGAATCCGGACGAAGAAAGACTATTTTATGCTTGGTTTCCAGCAATTTATCTTGGTCAACTGGGGATCGACTCTTTCTTGCTTCAATATAAGAAATCAAACAACAGCGATGATAAAATTGTCGTACGTGGCCATCAGATTCGGCCTCAGCCTCCAAATTCGACTGAAAGAGATTTTAACTTGTTGGATAAGGTGGATGCATTCCATGGCATGGGTTGGTGGGTCGGAGACATTACAAAAGTTCTTAAAGGAAACAAGTATGCGGTCACTTTAAGTTGCACGAGGCAGGAGAAGGAATTCAGCCTTTCAGAATTGAGGACTCACATGGATTGGACTGATGGAGGATGGGCTACTATGAGCCATGGAAAATGGATTACTGAAGTTCGG GAATTTCACTTTAGAAGGGGGTCTGAAGCACAATCAAAGCATTCATGTCAGAGTTCCAAACGTGATTATGAATTACAATCATGTGAGAGTTACGGAAACTCTGATGTAGGTACACCACTTCGAAAGAAAACACCTTGTTCTAGGATCTCAGTGAAAATTCAATCGAAGCCCTTGAGTCCTTGCACGGATAAATTACCTTATGGAAAGACCaacaagaaattgaaaatgTCTCCGCAACCTAAGGATGATGCAACAATTTTAAGTCTTTACAAGAAGTTAAAAGGTGGGCATTCAGATGACTCCTTATCTTTGGAGAAACCGTTTGCAAGGAGAACGCTGGTTAAAACTCTAAACAAAGAATCCCCAGTTATTAATGTTTTG AAGATTGCGAAACTGAAGGTTAGAGGACTAGATGATCAAGCATTAACTCATTTCAAAAGAAAAG GCAAGAAAAGAAGTGAAATTGAAAAGACCGGTGAAGTAAATATTGGAGATGAGCATGTAATGGACAACACTGAATCTTCTGGTATCAAGTCAGAGTCTGAAGCAACAGGGGGATCTCATGCTGGAGCATCATGTCTGCTCCCTATGGAG GGGGTTGGACAGAATGAAGATGGAGTGACCAGTGCAGTAGAAGGGAATGGAAAACGGACTGCATTGCTTGTTGAAG GCGAGGAACATAATGGCGGTGGATCTATGGCTGCGGATTGCTCGAATGATATATTCGAATTGTCTATGATCACAAGGTTGGATTTGAAAG GTGAGAAACATGATGGAACTGGAGTTGTTGCTCAAGTTGAATCGACTGAGACTCAAGTTGCTAAATATAAAG GTTCTGAAGATGCAATGGTCGAAGAGGAAGCTGTATATTCTGCAATGGATATCGATAAAGGCATTACAAGTATTACAGTGGGCTCAA GTAACCCTGCTGGGATTTCCGAACAACAAAGTGAGGTCAGAAAACAGGTTGAAACTGGCGTAACAG GTTCTGAAGAAGCAATGAGAGAGACGGAAACTGTGAATTCTACAACGGATTACTTGACACAAGAAGGTCAGGTGGTTGTGACTGGAGTATTGCCAAAGCCATCCGCTCATAATCAACCTTTATCACTGTGCATAAATGAAGTGCATTCTGTAAAAACCATAG GTAACCTTGTTGGGACTGCCAACCAAGAGATTAATGGAAGACAAGTTGAAATTAGTGTCACAG GTAACCTTGCTGGGACTCCGAACCAACAAAACGAGGTTAATGGAAGACAAGTTGAAACTGGTGTCACAGATGAGGCTGATGCGGAGCAAAACAACA TGAGACAGGCAGAAACTGTTGATTCTCCAATGGGTTGCTCGACAAAAGAACTTCAGGTGGCTGTGACTGGAATATCCGAAAAGGCATCTGCTCATGATCAACCCTTTTTGTTGTGCACAAGTGAAATGCATTCTGTCAAACCTACAGAGGGCTCAA GTACACAAGTTGAAACTGGTGTCACTGTTAACATTGAGCAACAAGACAGTCCAGATTTGCCATTTGTGAAATCTTATCCTGAAATTTGGGAAAAAGTTGAATCTATGGATGCATTTAGAAGATATCCgcaaaaaccacatttttatccTTTAGTTAAGTGTGGAGAGCTAAGTCGCGAATCATTAGCCATTGCAAAGATGTTAACCTTTGCCTCTTTGGTTGAGAAGACCTCCAAGGTGAACATTGAGGTTCCTGACGACTTCTTTGATAGCAGCTTCCAAGAAATAGGTGATTTAGAAACGTTTGGATTTGATGTCAAGGCAGTACGTGACCGTCTGAACTCTTTGCTAGAAATGAAAGTTCAGTTGGGGCAGCTTCAGGACAA
- the LOC114824927 gene encoding DUF724 domain-containing protein 7-like isoform X7 produces the protein MVVKKGQSATHLGKDSKVEVCSNEDGFKGAWFPAKIIDSKPLIPATKKKRKSFSDGSSNSFSPTKAEVQYETLVSDVDPDKPLTEFVELGQIRPVPPDDNVDRPFEPGDKVDAFHLDAWWPGVVIKREEDAYTVGFMYPPDLLVLRRSELRSHWDLADGVWVRAKKEMMMVSNFSPGTAVEMNPDEERLFYAWFPAIYLGQLGIDSFLLQYKKSNNSDDKIVVRGHQIRPQPPNSTERDFNLLDKVDAFHGMGWWVGDITKVLKGNKYAVTLSCTRQEKEFSLSELRTHMDWTDGGWATMSHGKWITEVREFHFRRGSEAQSKHSCQSSKRDYELQSCESYGNSDVGTPLRKKTPCSRISVKIQSKPLSPCTDKLPYGKTNKKLKMSPQPKDDATILSLYKKLKGGHSDDSLSLEKPFARRTLVKTLNKESPVINVLKIAKLKVRGLDDQALTHFKRKGKKRSEIEKTGEVNIGDEHVMDNTESSGIKSESEATGGSHAGASCLLPMEGVGQNEDGVTSAVEGNGKRTALLVEGEEHNGGGSMAADCSNDIFELSMITRLDLKGEKHDGTGVVAQVESTETQVAKYKGSEDAMVEEEAVYSAMDIDKGITSITVGSSNPAGISEQQSEVRKQVETGVTGSEEAMRETETVNSTTDYLTQEGQVVVTGVLPKPSAHNQPLSLCINEVHSVKTIGNLVGTANQEINGRQVEISVTGNLAGTPNQQNEVNGRQVETGVTDEADAEQNNNAVRQAETVDSPMGCSTKELQVAVTGISEKASAHDQPFLLCTSEMHSVKPTEGSSTQVETGVTVNIEQQDSPDLPFVKSYPEIWEKVESMDAFRRYPQKPHFYPLVKCGELSRESLAIAKMLTFASLVEKTSKVNIEVPDDFFDSSFQEIGDLETFGFDVKAVRDRLNSLLEMKVQLGQLQDKSKEVEIQIAVQTQERKKHNEKISGVAKQIKDLQDQLVVLMSEDAAKGTEISRLQSEENAITESILSTRRNFEKLSEAW, from the exons ATGGTGGTCAAGAAAGGTCAATCAGCAACCCATTTGGGCAAGGATTCAAAGGTGGAAGTTTGCAGCAATGAAGATGGCTTCAAGGGCGCATGGTTCCCCGCCAAAATAATCGACTCGAAACCACTGATTCCGGCgacgaagaagaaaaggaagagctTTTCCGACGGCAGCAGCAACTCCTTCTCACCCACCAAGGCTGAGGTCCAGTACGAGACTCTGGTCTCTGACGTCGACCCGGACAAGCCCCTGACGGAGTTTGTCGAGTTGGGTCAAATCCGGCCGGTGCCTCCGGACGACAATGTCGACAGGCCCTTCGAGCCCGGCGACAAAGTCGACGCCTTTCACCTCGATGCGTGGTGGCCCGGGGTTGTGATCAAGCGCGAGGAGGATGCGTACACGGTGGGGTTCATGTACCCGCCTGATCTGCTTGTGCTGCGGCGGTCAGAATTGCGTTCTCACTGGGATTTGGCGGACGGCGTTTGGGTCCGAGCCAAAAAGGAG ATGATGATGGTATCAAATTTCAGCCCTGGGACAGCAGTTGAAATGAATCCGGACGAAGAAAGACTATTTTATGCTTGGTTTCCAGCAATTTATCTTGGTCAACTGGGGATCGACTCTTTCTTGCTTCAATATAAGAAATCAAACAACAGCGATGATAAAATTGTCGTACGTGGCCATCAGATTCGGCCTCAGCCTCCAAATTCGACTGAAAGAGATTTTAACTTGTTGGATAAGGTGGATGCATTCCATGGCATGGGTTGGTGGGTCGGAGACATTACAAAAGTTCTTAAAGGAAACAAGTATGCGGTCACTTTAAGTTGCACGAGGCAGGAGAAGGAATTCAGCCTTTCAGAATTGAGGACTCACATGGATTGGACTGATGGAGGATGGGCTACTATGAGCCATGGAAAATGGATTACTGAAGTTCGG GAATTTCACTTTAGAAGGGGGTCTGAAGCACAATCAAAGCATTCATGTCAGAGTTCCAAACGTGATTATGAATTACAATCATGTGAGAGTTACGGAAACTCTGATGTAGGTACACCACTTCGAAAGAAAACACCTTGTTCTAGGATCTCAGTGAAAATTCAATCGAAGCCCTTGAGTCCTTGCACGGATAAATTACCTTATGGAAAGACCaacaagaaattgaaaatgTCTCCGCAACCTAAGGATGATGCAACAATTTTAAGTCTTTACAAGAAGTTAAAAGGTGGGCATTCAGATGACTCCTTATCTTTGGAGAAACCGTTTGCAAGGAGAACGCTGGTTAAAACTCTAAACAAAGAATCCCCAGTTATTAATGTTTTG AAGATTGCGAAACTGAAGGTTAGAGGACTAGATGATCAAGCATTAACTCATTTCAAAAGAAAAG GCAAGAAAAGAAGTGAAATTGAAAAGACCGGTGAAGTAAATATTGGAGATGAGCATGTAATGGACAACACTGAATCTTCTGGTATCAAGTCAGAGTCTGAAGCAACAGGGGGATCTCATGCTGGAGCATCATGTCTGCTCCCTATGGAG GGGGTTGGACAGAATGAAGATGGAGTGACCAGTGCAGTAGAAGGGAATGGAAAACGGACTGCATTGCTTGTTGAAG GCGAGGAACATAATGGCGGTGGATCTATGGCTGCGGATTGCTCGAATGATATATTCGAATTGTCTATGATCACAAGGTTGGATTTGAAAG GTGAGAAACATGATGGAACTGGAGTTGTTGCTCAAGTTGAATCGACTGAGACTCAAGTTGCTAAATATAAAG GTTCTGAAGATGCAATGGTCGAAGAGGAAGCTGTATATTCTGCAATGGATATCGATAAAGGCATTACAAGTATTACAGTGGGCTCAA GTAACCCTGCTGGGATTTCCGAACAACAAAGTGAGGTCAGAAAACAGGTTGAAACTGGCGTAACAG GTTCTGAAGAAGCAATGAGAGAGACGGAAACTGTGAATTCTACAACGGATTACTTGACACAAGAAGGTCAGGTGGTTGTGACTGGAGTATTGCCAAAGCCATCCGCTCATAATCAACCTTTATCACTGTGCATAAATGAAGTGCATTCTGTAAAAACCATAG GTAACCTTGTTGGGACTGCCAACCAAGAGATTAATGGAAGACAAGTTGAAATTAGTGTCACAG GTAACCTTGCTGGGACTCCGAACCAACAAAACGAGGTTAATGGAAGACAAGTTGAAACTGGTGTCACAGATGAGGCTGATGCGGAGCAAAACAACA ATGCAGTGAGACAGGCAGAAACTGTTGATTCTCCAATGGGTTGCTCGACAAAAGAACTTCAGGTGGCTGTGACTGGAATATCCGAAAAGGCATCTGCTCATGATCAACCCTTTTTGTTGTGCACAAGTGAAATGCATTCTGTCAAACCTACAGAGGGCTCAA GTACACAAGTTGAAACTGGTGTCACTGTTAACATTGAGCAACAAGACAGTCCAGATTTGCCATTTGTGAAATCTTATCCTGAAATTTGGGAAAAAGTTGAATCTATGGATGCATTTAGAAGATATCCgcaaaaaccacatttttatccTTTAGTTAAGTGTGGAGAGCTAAGTCGCGAATCATTAGCCATTGCAAAGATGTTAACCTTTGCCTCTTTGGTTGAGAAGACCTCCAAGGTGAACATTGAGGTTCCTGACGACTTCTTTGATAGCAGCTTCCAAGAAATAGGTGATTTAGAAACGTTTGGATTTGATGTCAAGGCAGTACGTGACCGTCTGAACTCTTTGCTAGAAATGAAAGTTCAGTTGGGGCAGCTTCAGGACAA
- the LOC114824927 gene encoding DUF724 domain-containing protein 7-like isoform X6, translated as MVVKKGQSATHLGKDSKVEVCSNEDGFKGAWFPAKIIDSKPLIPATKKKRKSFSDGSSNSFSPTKAEVQYETLVSDVDPDKPLTEFVELGQIRPVPPDDNVDRPFEPGDKVDAFHLDAWWPGVVIKREEDAYTVGFMYPPDLLVLRRSELRSHWDLADGVWVRAKKEMMMVSNFSPGTAVEMNPDEERLFYAWFPAIYLGQLGIDSFLLQYKKSNNSDDKIVVRGHQIRPQPPNSTERDFNLLDKVDAFHGMGWWVGDITKVLKGNKYAVTLSCTRQEKEFSLSELRTHMDWTDGGWATMSHGKWITEVREFHFRRGSEAQSKHSCQSSKRDYELQSCESYGNSDVGTPLRKKTPCSRISVKIQSKPLSPCTDKLPYGKTNKKLKMSPQPKDDATILSLYKKLKGGHSDDSLSLEKPFARRTLVKTLNKESPVINVLKIAKLKVRGLDDQALTHFKRKGKKRSEIEKTGEVNIGDEHVMDNTESSGIKSESEATGGSHAGASCLLPMEGVGQNEDGVTSAVEGNGKRTALLVEGEEHNGGGSMAADCSNDIFELSMITRLDLKGEKHDGTGVVAQVESTETQVAKYKGSEDAMVEEEAVYSAMDIDKGITSITVGSSNPAGISEQQSEVRKQVETGVTGSEEAMRETETVNSTTDYLTQEGQVVVTGVLPKPSAHNQPLSLCINEVHSVKTIGGTSNLVGTANQEINGRQVEISVTGNLAGTPNQQNEVNGRQVETGVTDEADAEQNNMRQAETVDSPMGCSTKELQVAVTGISEKASAHDQPFLLCTSEMHSVKPTEGSSTQVETGVTVNIEQQDSPDLPFVKSYPEIWEKVESMDAFRRYPQKPHFYPLVKCGELSRESLAIAKMLTFASLVEKTSKVNIEVPDDFFDSSFQEIGDLETFGFDVKAVRDRLNSLLEMKVQLGQLQDKSKEVEIQIAVQTQERKKHNEKISGVAKQIKDLQDQLVVLMSEDAAKGTEISRLQSEENAITESILSTRRNFEKLSEAW; from the exons ATGGTGGTCAAGAAAGGTCAATCAGCAACCCATTTGGGCAAGGATTCAAAGGTGGAAGTTTGCAGCAATGAAGATGGCTTCAAGGGCGCATGGTTCCCCGCCAAAATAATCGACTCGAAACCACTGATTCCGGCgacgaagaagaaaaggaagagctTTTCCGACGGCAGCAGCAACTCCTTCTCACCCACCAAGGCTGAGGTCCAGTACGAGACTCTGGTCTCTGACGTCGACCCGGACAAGCCCCTGACGGAGTTTGTCGAGTTGGGTCAAATCCGGCCGGTGCCTCCGGACGACAATGTCGACAGGCCCTTCGAGCCCGGCGACAAAGTCGACGCCTTTCACCTCGATGCGTGGTGGCCCGGGGTTGTGATCAAGCGCGAGGAGGATGCGTACACGGTGGGGTTCATGTACCCGCCTGATCTGCTTGTGCTGCGGCGGTCAGAATTGCGTTCTCACTGGGATTTGGCGGACGGCGTTTGGGTCCGAGCCAAAAAGGAG ATGATGATGGTATCAAATTTCAGCCCTGGGACAGCAGTTGAAATGAATCCGGACGAAGAAAGACTATTTTATGCTTGGTTTCCAGCAATTTATCTTGGTCAACTGGGGATCGACTCTTTCTTGCTTCAATATAAGAAATCAAACAACAGCGATGATAAAATTGTCGTACGTGGCCATCAGATTCGGCCTCAGCCTCCAAATTCGACTGAAAGAGATTTTAACTTGTTGGATAAGGTGGATGCATTCCATGGCATGGGTTGGTGGGTCGGAGACATTACAAAAGTTCTTAAAGGAAACAAGTATGCGGTCACTTTAAGTTGCACGAGGCAGGAGAAGGAATTCAGCCTTTCAGAATTGAGGACTCACATGGATTGGACTGATGGAGGATGGGCTACTATGAGCCATGGAAAATGGATTACTGAAGTTCGG GAATTTCACTTTAGAAGGGGGTCTGAAGCACAATCAAAGCATTCATGTCAGAGTTCCAAACGTGATTATGAATTACAATCATGTGAGAGTTACGGAAACTCTGATGTAGGTACACCACTTCGAAAGAAAACACCTTGTTCTAGGATCTCAGTGAAAATTCAATCGAAGCCCTTGAGTCCTTGCACGGATAAATTACCTTATGGAAAGACCaacaagaaattgaaaatgTCTCCGCAACCTAAGGATGATGCAACAATTTTAAGTCTTTACAAGAAGTTAAAAGGTGGGCATTCAGATGACTCCTTATCTTTGGAGAAACCGTTTGCAAGGAGAACGCTGGTTAAAACTCTAAACAAAGAATCCCCAGTTATTAATGTTTTG AAGATTGCGAAACTGAAGGTTAGAGGACTAGATGATCAAGCATTAACTCATTTCAAAAGAAAAG GCAAGAAAAGAAGTGAAATTGAAAAGACCGGTGAAGTAAATATTGGAGATGAGCATGTAATGGACAACACTGAATCTTCTGGTATCAAGTCAGAGTCTGAAGCAACAGGGGGATCTCATGCTGGAGCATCATGTCTGCTCCCTATGGAG GGGGTTGGACAGAATGAAGATGGAGTGACCAGTGCAGTAGAAGGGAATGGAAAACGGACTGCATTGCTTGTTGAAG GCGAGGAACATAATGGCGGTGGATCTATGGCTGCGGATTGCTCGAATGATATATTCGAATTGTCTATGATCACAAGGTTGGATTTGAAAG GTGAGAAACATGATGGAACTGGAGTTGTTGCTCAAGTTGAATCGACTGAGACTCAAGTTGCTAAATATAAAG GTTCTGAAGATGCAATGGTCGAAGAGGAAGCTGTATATTCTGCAATGGATATCGATAAAGGCATTACAAGTATTACAGTGGGCTCAA GTAACCCTGCTGGGATTTCCGAACAACAAAGTGAGGTCAGAAAACAGGTTGAAACTGGCGTAACAG GTTCTGAAGAAGCAATGAGAGAGACGGAAACTGTGAATTCTACAACGGATTACTTGACACAAGAAGGTCAGGTGGTTGTGACTGGAGTATTGCCAAAGCCATCCGCTCATAATCAACCTTTATCACTGTGCATAAATGAAGTGCATTCTGTAAAAACCATAGGTGGTACAA GTAACCTTGTTGGGACTGCCAACCAAGAGATTAATGGAAGACAAGTTGAAATTAGTGTCACAG GTAACCTTGCTGGGACTCCGAACCAACAAAACGAGGTTAATGGAAGACAAGTTGAAACTGGTGTCACAGATGAGGCTGATGCGGAGCAAAACAACA TGAGACAGGCAGAAACTGTTGATTCTCCAATGGGTTGCTCGACAAAAGAACTTCAGGTGGCTGTGACTGGAATATCCGAAAAGGCATCTGCTCATGATCAACCCTTTTTGTTGTGCACAAGTGAAATGCATTCTGTCAAACCTACAGAGGGCTCAA GTACACAAGTTGAAACTGGTGTCACTGTTAACATTGAGCAACAAGACAGTCCAGATTTGCCATTTGTGAAATCTTATCCTGAAATTTGGGAAAAAGTTGAATCTATGGATGCATTTAGAAGATATCCgcaaaaaccacatttttatccTTTAGTTAAGTGTGGAGAGCTAAGTCGCGAATCATTAGCCATTGCAAAGATGTTAACCTTTGCCTCTTTGGTTGAGAAGACCTCCAAGGTGAACATTGAGGTTCCTGACGACTTCTTTGATAGCAGCTTCCAAGAAATAGGTGATTTAGAAACGTTTGGATTTGATGTCAAGGCAGTACGTGACCGTCTGAACTCTTTGCTAGAAATGAAAGTTCAGTTGGGGCAGCTTCAGGACAA